From Oryza sativa Japonica Group chromosome 4, ASM3414082v1, one genomic window encodes:
- the LOC4336672 gene encoding protein RKD5 isoform X1: MDAAAAAVSTLSALAVFASTLDHGAVRSVHGYKVYGRGGRRRWERWVEREFVLTPASCREVPAPVAPPRILPAEWRGRPAYREGQVVAAGAWRCILAFDSAAAPPRTPPPVLSPFLYGDRIAYKQRTDSDARNPRLMCVPSLYNDLEKVFRFQNVEKIPKLMQCDSEEKLSSWDARDKSSDEVHASESDSDDDLQSGEEEKPTVQKQRRANKKHIASITLVDIAQYFHLPIREASRTLKIGVSILKRKCRQYNIPRWPHRKIKSLDSLIQDLEYVIDDGDDHDDTGDDVQQEKHKQTAEEKQEAIMALTRRKQMLETEKETIQQIPAMDLKVETKQFREDVFKRRYRAKKDLAND, translated from the exons atggacgccgccgccgccgccgtctccaccctCTCCGCGCTCGCCGTCTTCGCGAGCACCCTCGACCACG GCGCCGTGAGGAGCGTGCACGGGTACAAGGTCtacgggaggggagggaggcggaggtgggAGAGGTGGGTGGAGAGGGAGTTCGTCCTCACCCCGGCGTCGTGCCGCGAGGTCCCGGCCCCCGTCGCGCCGCCACGGATACTGCCGGCGGagtggcgcggccggccggcgtacCGCGAGGggcaggtggtggcggcgggagcCTGGCGCTGCATTCTGGCCTTCgattccgccgccgcgccgccgcgcacgccgccgcccgtgctctCCCCCTTCCTGTACGGTGATCGCATCGCATATAAACAACGAACCGATTCCGACGCACG GAATCCGAGGTTGATGTGTGTGCCTTCCCTGTACAACGACCTGGAAAAGGTGTTTCGGTTTCAGAATGTAGAGAAGATCCCCAAGCTCATGCAGTGTGATTCGGAGGAGAAACTGAGCAGTTGGGATGCACGGGATAAAAGTTCTGATGAGGTTCATGCATCAGAGTCTGATTCTGATGATGATCTCCAATCTGGTGAAG AAGAAAAGCCAACAGTTCAGAAGCAGCGGAGAGCTAACAAGAAGCATATAGCCAGCATTACTCTAGTTGACATAGCTCAGTACTTCCATCTCCCAATCAGAGAAGCATCAAGGACTCTGAAGATCGGAGTCAGCATACTGAAGAGGAAATGCCGGCAATATAACATACCCCGCTGGCCTCACCGGAAGATCAAGTCCCTTGATTCCCTCATTCAAGATCTTGAG TATGTgattgatgatggtgatgatcaTGATGACACGGGAGATGATGTGCAGCAGGAGAAGCACAAGCAGACGGCAGAGGAGAAGCAGGAGGCGATCATGGCGCTCACAAGGCGGAAGCAGATGCTGGAGACCGAGAAAGAGACCATCCAGCAGATTCCTGCCATGGACCTGAAGGTAGAAACCAAGCAGTTCAGGGAAGATGTTTTCAAGAGGAGATACAGAGCAAAAAAAGATTTAGCCAACGattag
- the LOC4336672 gene encoding protein RKD5 isoform X3, producing MDAAAAAVSTLSALAVFASTLDHGAVRSVHGYKVYGRGGRRRWERWVEREFVLTPASCREVPAPVAPPRILPAEWRGRPAYREGQVVAAGAWRCILAFDSAAAPPRTPPPVLSPFLYGDRIAYKQRTDSDARNPRLMCVPSLYNDLEKVFRFQNVEKIPKLMQCDSEEKLSSWDARDKSSDEVHASESDSDDDLQSGEEEKPTVQKQRRANKKHIASITLVDIAQYFHLPIREASRTLKIGVSILKRKCRQYNIPRWPHRKIKSLDSLIQDLEQEKHKQTAEEKQEAIMALTRRKQMLETEKETIQQIPAMDLKVETKQFREDVFKRRYRAKKDLAND from the exons atggacgccgccgccgccgccgtctccaccctCTCCGCGCTCGCCGTCTTCGCGAGCACCCTCGACCACG GCGCCGTGAGGAGCGTGCACGGGTACAAGGTCtacgggaggggagggaggcggaggtgggAGAGGTGGGTGGAGAGGGAGTTCGTCCTCACCCCGGCGTCGTGCCGCGAGGTCCCGGCCCCCGTCGCGCCGCCACGGATACTGCCGGCGGagtggcgcggccggccggcgtacCGCGAGGggcaggtggtggcggcgggagcCTGGCGCTGCATTCTGGCCTTCgattccgccgccgcgccgccgcgcacgccgccgcccgtgctctCCCCCTTCCTGTACGGTGATCGCATCGCATATAAACAACGAACCGATTCCGACGCACG GAATCCGAGGTTGATGTGTGTGCCTTCCCTGTACAACGACCTGGAAAAGGTGTTTCGGTTTCAGAATGTAGAGAAGATCCCCAAGCTCATGCAGTGTGATTCGGAGGAGAAACTGAGCAGTTGGGATGCACGGGATAAAAGTTCTGATGAGGTTCATGCATCAGAGTCTGATTCTGATGATGATCTCCAATCTGGTGAAG AAGAAAAGCCAACAGTTCAGAAGCAGCGGAGAGCTAACAAGAAGCATATAGCCAGCATTACTCTAGTTGACATAGCTCAGTACTTCCATCTCCCAATCAGAGAAGCATCAAGGACTCTGAAGATCGGAGTCAGCATACTGAAGAGGAAATGCCGGCAATATAACATACCCCGCTGGCCTCACCGGAAGATCAAGTCCCTTGATTCCCTCATTCAAGATCTTGAG CAGGAGAAGCACAAGCAGACGGCAGAGGAGAAGCAGGAGGCGATCATGGCGCTCACAAGGCGGAAGCAGATGCTGGAGACCGAGAAAGAGACCATCCAGCAGATTCCTGCCATGGACCTGAAGGTAGAAACCAAGCAGTTCAGGGAAGATGTTTTCAAGAGGAGATACAGAGCAAAAAAAGATTTAGCCAACGattag
- the LOC9266233 gene encoding uncharacterized protein isoform X1, which yields MRMFDVNETLLSNLPYYADHRYRNKRIGGVPIPSTRSAPCSALPTLQRRAWATMACSAQSAQGRGRERRRHALRRVLREGRSIGNGAEVGCVDRSAVGDF from the exons ATGCGGATGTTTGATGTCAATGAGACGCTGCTCTCCAACCTCCCCTACTACGCCGACCACAGATACAG GAATAAAAGAATAGGAGGGGTGCCGATTCCCTCCACCCGCTCTGCCCCATGCTCCGCCCTCCCCACTCTGCAGAGAAGGGCATGGGCGACGATGGCATGCTCTGCGCAGAGTGCTCAGGGGAGAGGGCGCGAGCGACGACGGCATGCTCTGCGCAGAGTGCTCAGGGAAGGACGTAGCATCGGCAATGGTGCAGAGGTAGGATGTGTTGATCGCAGCGCAG TTGGGGATTTTTGA
- the LOC4336672 gene encoding protein RKD5 isoform X2, with protein MDAAAAAVSTLSALAVFASTLDHGAVRSVHGYKVYGRGGRRRWERWVEREFVLTPASCREVPAPVAPPRILPAEWRGRPAYREGQVVAAGAWRCILAFDSAAAPPRTPPPVLSPFLNPRLMCVPSLYNDLEKVFRFQNVEKIPKLMQCDSEEKLSSWDARDKSSDEVHASESDSDDDLQSGEEEKPTVQKQRRANKKHIASITLVDIAQYFHLPIREASRTLKIGVSILKRKCRQYNIPRWPHRKIKSLDSLIQDLEYVIDDGDDHDDTGDDVQQEKHKQTAEEKQEAIMALTRRKQMLETEKETIQQIPAMDLKVETKQFREDVFKRRYRAKKDLAND; from the exons atggacgccgccgccgccgccgtctccaccctCTCCGCGCTCGCCGTCTTCGCGAGCACCCTCGACCACG GCGCCGTGAGGAGCGTGCACGGGTACAAGGTCtacgggaggggagggaggcggaggtgggAGAGGTGGGTGGAGAGGGAGTTCGTCCTCACCCCGGCGTCGTGCCGCGAGGTCCCGGCCCCCGTCGCGCCGCCACGGATACTGCCGGCGGagtggcgcggccggccggcgtacCGCGAGGggcaggtggtggcggcgggagcCTGGCGCTGCATTCTGGCCTTCgattccgccgccgcgccgccgcgcacgccgccgcccgtgctctCCCCCTTCCT GAATCCGAGGTTGATGTGTGTGCCTTCCCTGTACAACGACCTGGAAAAGGTGTTTCGGTTTCAGAATGTAGAGAAGATCCCCAAGCTCATGCAGTGTGATTCGGAGGAGAAACTGAGCAGTTGGGATGCACGGGATAAAAGTTCTGATGAGGTTCATGCATCAGAGTCTGATTCTGATGATGATCTCCAATCTGGTGAAG AAGAAAAGCCAACAGTTCAGAAGCAGCGGAGAGCTAACAAGAAGCATATAGCCAGCATTACTCTAGTTGACATAGCTCAGTACTTCCATCTCCCAATCAGAGAAGCATCAAGGACTCTGAAGATCGGAGTCAGCATACTGAAGAGGAAATGCCGGCAATATAACATACCCCGCTGGCCTCACCGGAAGATCAAGTCCCTTGATTCCCTCATTCAAGATCTTGAG TATGTgattgatgatggtgatgatcaTGATGACACGGGAGATGATGTGCAGCAGGAGAAGCACAAGCAGACGGCAGAGGAGAAGCAGGAGGCGATCATGGCGCTCACAAGGCGGAAGCAGATGCTGGAGACCGAGAAAGAGACCATCCAGCAGATTCCTGCCATGGACCTGAAGGTAGAAACCAAGCAGTTCAGGGAAGATGTTTTCAAGAGGAGATACAGAGCAAAAAAAGATTTAGCCAACGattag
- the LOC4336672 gene encoding protein RKD5 isoform X4 — MDAAAAAVSTLSALAVFASTLDHGAVRSVHGYKVYGRGGRRRWERWVEREFVLTPASCREVPAPVAPPRILPAEWRGRPAYREGQVVAAGAWRCILAFDSAAAPPRTPPPVLSPFLYGDRIAYKQRTDSDARNPRLMCVPSLYNDLEKVFRFQNVEKIPKLMQCDSEEKLSSWDARDKSSDEVHASESDSDDDLQSGEEEKPTVQKQRRANKKHIASITLVDIAQYFHLPIREASRTLKIGVSILKRKCRQYNIPRWPHRKIKSLDSLIQDLEF; from the exons atggacgccgccgccgccgccgtctccaccctCTCCGCGCTCGCCGTCTTCGCGAGCACCCTCGACCACG GCGCCGTGAGGAGCGTGCACGGGTACAAGGTCtacgggaggggagggaggcggaggtgggAGAGGTGGGTGGAGAGGGAGTTCGTCCTCACCCCGGCGTCGTGCCGCGAGGTCCCGGCCCCCGTCGCGCCGCCACGGATACTGCCGGCGGagtggcgcggccggccggcgtacCGCGAGGggcaggtggtggcggcgggagcCTGGCGCTGCATTCTGGCCTTCgattccgccgccgcgccgccgcgcacgccgccgcccgtgctctCCCCCTTCCTGTACGGTGATCGCATCGCATATAAACAACGAACCGATTCCGACGCACG GAATCCGAGGTTGATGTGTGTGCCTTCCCTGTACAACGACCTGGAAAAGGTGTTTCGGTTTCAGAATGTAGAGAAGATCCCCAAGCTCATGCAGTGTGATTCGGAGGAGAAACTGAGCAGTTGGGATGCACGGGATAAAAGTTCTGATGAGGTTCATGCATCAGAGTCTGATTCTGATGATGATCTCCAATCTGGTGAAG AAGAAAAGCCAACAGTTCAGAAGCAGCGGAGAGCTAACAAGAAGCATATAGCCAGCATTACTCTAGTTGACATAGCTCAGTACTTCCATCTCCCAATCAGAGAAGCATCAAGGACTCTGAAGATCGGAGTCAGCATACTGAAGAGGAAATGCCGGCAATATAACATACCCCGCTGGCCTCACCGGAAGATCAAGTCCCTTGATTCCCTCATTCAAGATCTTGAG TTCTGA
- the LOC9266233 gene encoding uncharacterized protein isoform X2: MRMFDVNETLLSNLPYYADHRYRNKRIGGVPIPSTRSAPCSALPTLQRRAWATMACSAQSAQGRGRERRRHALRRVLREGRSIGNGAELGIFDVSSGCSR; encoded by the exons ATGCGGATGTTTGATGTCAATGAGACGCTGCTCTCCAACCTCCCCTACTACGCCGACCACAGATACAG GAATAAAAGAATAGGAGGGGTGCCGATTCCCTCCACCCGCTCTGCCCCATGCTCCGCCCTCCCCACTCTGCAGAGAAGGGCATGGGCGACGATGGCATGCTCTGCGCAGAGTGCTCAGGGGAGAGGGCGCGAGCGACGACGGCATGCTCTGCGCAGAGTGCTCAGGGAAGGACGTAGCATCGGCAATGGTGCAGAG TTGGGGATTTTTGACGTGTCTTCAGGCTGTTCTCGATGA